From one Accipiter gentilis chromosome 3, bAccGen1.1, whole genome shotgun sequence genomic stretch:
- the LOC126053009 gene encoding octopamine receptor-like translates to MAQTQQDFNGGKMLTDKNESWFSNFSSAASSFVKGGGSWAGIGLHEVVVGLILTLIDLITLLGNTVVFICPVVEKRLRTVTYMFIMSLAMADFLVACLVMPFSIIYEVTGMWLFGKLFCKVWISFDVMFCTASIVTLCFISLDRYCSVVTPYHYSRRMSRGRCIMMTCMVWVYSSLISFLPVMQGWNEIPGVDFDAGRECIFVTNWIFAIVASALAFFVPFMVMCSMYFFIYRASRLKATRIMSQTLEIHYHPNSKRQNHLQLENKATRTICIIISVFVLCWLPYFVLNVWLAARGTDSTSTVLVDTFKIITWLGYCNSTINPMLYAFLNRDFQRALKKLLICRHRSQVDIGEDMVSIATFSKTAPDLEYSVTVPVPNGALKGKPK, encoded by the exons ATGGCACAGACAcagcagg attttaacGGTGGGAAGATGCTGACGGACAAAAATGAATCTTGGTTCTCTAATTtctcctctgctgcctcctcctttgtGAAAGGAGGTGGCAGCTGGGCAGGGATCGGCCTCCACGAGGTGGTCGTTGGGCTGATACTAACCCTCATTGACTTGATCACGCTCCTGGGAAATACAGTAGTCTTCATCTGCCCGGTGGTGGAAAAGAGGCTGCGCACCGTCACCTATATGTTTATCATGTCCTTAGCCATGGCAGACTTCCTCGTAGCCTGCCTGGTCATGCCCTTTAG TATCATTTACGAGGTGACGGGGATGTGGTTGTTCGGGAAGCTGTTCTGCAAAGTCTGGATCTCTTTTGACGTCATGTTCTGCACCGCATCCATTGTCACGTTGTGTTTCATCAGCCTGGACAGATACTGCTCCGTGGTGACCCCGTACCACTATTCAAGAAGGATGTCCCGTGGCAG ATGCATCATGATGACCTGCATGGTCTGGGTGTATTCCTccctcatttccttccttcccgTCATGCAAGGCTGGAACGAGATCCCCGGGGTGGACTTTGATGCAGGCAGAGAATGCATCTTTGTCACCAACTGGATTTTTGCCATTGTGGCTTCTGCTCTGGCATTTTTTGTCCCCTTCATGGTCATGTGCAGCATGTATTTCTTCATCTACCGAGCTTCGCGGCTCAAGGCCACCCGTATCATGTCTCAGACCCTGGAGATTCACTACCACCCCAACAGCAAGCGGCAGAACCATCTGCAGCTGGAGAACAAGGCCACGCGGACCATTTGCATTATCATTTCGGTCTTTGTGCTGTGCTGGCTGCCCTACTTTGTCCTGAACGTCTGGCTCGCTGCCAGAGGCACCGACTCCACCAGCACGGTCTTGGTTgacaccttcaagatcatcacTTGGTTAGGGTATTGCAACTCCACCATCAACCCAATGCTCTACGCTTTCCTGAACCGGGACTTCCAACGGGCCCTGAAGAAGCTGCTCATTTGCAGGCACAGGTCTCAGGTGGACATTGGAGAAGACATGGTTTCCATAGCCACGTTTTCCAAGACTGCTCCAGACCTAGAATATAGCGTTACGGTGCCAGTGCCTAATGGTGCCCTAAAGGGCAAACCCAAATAA